GCATAGTATTAATAGTATATAGAGATGATAGACAATCTAGACTCTGTTGATTTTCATTCCGTGTGAACTGATGGagtaaaatgttgttttccttttcaGCCCTGGCCTTGGCGATGTTCCGTGACGGCTCCAGTGGAGGAGTGATCCGATTGGCTGCCATCAACGAAGACGGGATAGAGCGCAAGGTCATCACGGGAGACGACATCCCCAAATTCTGGGAGGGGTGATCGGGTCCTCCTGATGTCAATGTGATAAGACTAGATATTTGTAGTAGGCAAGAATTATGATGTACCTTACCAAAAAATTCTGTCTAACAACttaaactgtaacagttaataATACCGTAAAAACAACATCAGTCACCCGTTGTACCATTTCCTTTGGTAGCAGTTGGACTACTGTATGGTGTAATGTCACAAATTGGATGACACCTCGCAGTTTTCTACATGTTTCATGGACTGCACACTAAGCTTTCTTTGTTGGTTCTTTACAATGGGaataaaattacatgtacaactctCTGTTATCCATCAATAAATGAGCAGCAAATAAAATTGCTGGTATTGAaagatgtatgtgtgtgtttttgtcttgAGATGAAACTTTTGATGGCTCTGTAGGTGTATGTTCTGCTTCAAAGTGCAGCCTGTGGAAAATGTCTTGCCACAGTGCTGAATGTGTGGGGAAGACCAGTGCCTCGAACAGGGCTGTCTTCATGACCGgcctatgtttgtttgtttgtttatttcgatctccaattagagttacaattattatcataactctattcttcctggagtcgtccatcaacattacaaattaaaaccatcaaataacataaagtcaacaaaagtacatgtatactgtatgacATAAGAAGAACTGAAGTGAActgattacaaaatgtaacataaactcagtaaacagaagtaatgaggaggggtcagaggtcaaaggctataacataagtaacaaaacatcaatcaagGCCTATCCTTTCTTCTagtccccaagcagatcctacggcgccttagagatagtattaAAGCTAGCAAAGGAGTATAGCGGCACcggtgcctgtttgactcccttttggccggctatactccttggccggctttgatactatctctaggtcgctgtaggatctgcttggagataaccttTCTTCATGACATGAAGTTGATAACATTGACAGtattgaatttttaaaattcaaaaattACATATTCAACAACATGGCCTTTTGGGCGCCAAAACAATGAAGTAGAAACAGCTTATTGCTTTGGTAGTGCATAAAGTTACCGGTACACTGGTGAAAATTAAAAGAATGCTTATttgttaaaggcaacctaagcaatatcacattgttaaaagtggaaatattctgaataagtcAGTCTGTATaatgacatctaatgcactattttagcacatttacatcattatttcataaattgagccgttaaaaacagcgcgggaatgagttgcacaaggattccagatcaagtcttTATTTTTgaggggtacaataataaggaatatcctcgggCAACTTGTCGctgggctgtttttaaccgctcaaagtatcaaattatgatgtaaatgtgagaatacagtgcagtagatgtcaatatcatgcagattgccttattcagaatatttccactttgacgctgtaatattgcttaggttgtgGAAGGAATGGcagaacaggtgtttcttgtcaGGGAACACCTTTTAAAAGCTGCGGTATCGAATAAGGCCAGCAAAAACAAGATTCGTCAAGAGAAGGGCATTAAAGGTTCAAATGGTACCTGAACATATGATGGAAATCATATCTAAAAGTAAGCTTTTCTGAAAATCCAGTTTTCATTGCTGGTTTTTGTATCAGATTCAGAAGAAATCTCCCTAGTTTGCAACACTGTCAACAGGTTAAGTTAGACCCCATTGTATAGGTTAGAGTGGGCTCATCCAAGGACTTGTTGTTCCATTCTTAAGTATACAGTTTTTATATTGCTTTCTTCTTTCTATTGCATGGTTCTTACTTCGCAACTCAACTCAACATGTTTGATAAATCTTAGTCTACATTATCTGGGAACGAGGTCACACTGATGACGTCACCCTCACCCCTGGGCACAAGaccaatccaagatggcggcgctgTCTGGAAAATCAGACGTTTCTTTCAGTtagtttgtaagtttgtttgttccgTTTCAGCTTTTATTTCTTGTACCTGAAGGTGATAGGTGCTGCCACTTCTCTTCTTCCTCTCATTGTTATCTTTACTTTCTTAACTTTTGCGGCAAAAACGCCGTTTCTTTATTAACATGATGAGTGGAATAGAGCACTGTCAAGAGGAGGTGAGGGTGAACTAGATATGCTTCAATCTATTCTTCATCATTCAGGACTATACTGTTGCTTAGGATCTTTGGCTTCTCTGATAAGCCTTTAGAAATAGGAATCCTTTTACAAAAATCACGAAATAGTCATGATTGAAGTGCGTATTGTGGACTGCAGTGAAGTGTTTTGCTGTCAGTGTCAGATGATTATTTTTTAGGCAGACAGGTTGTTGTTTTGCCCTCTACccttcaacttcaagacaaGTAACCCCCTACCCCCAGATGCTCAGTTTGCACCACAGGCACTACCTAACCTTTGCTGaacaaacagttttagaaaAGAGACACAATTTGCAATATGACTGTTTGTACTAAATAAGTTAAACGTTGGTTTGTGGAAACTAAACTCCATATTCTTCTATCATAATATGGTTGTCCAAGAGTAAACAAATAGCGAGACAGTATTTTGACATCAGCTATCAGTGCAGTTATTGTTCATACATGTTTCTTtatgtcttatacatgtacatatactctaggtatatatagatataatgGCCATGATAACATTGTAATACAAGTGTCCGGACTGAGTGACAACTTGAATCATACAAATGCACAGCACGCCATTGTCACTATCGGTCGTACAGCCCTCCCACGGGTCACATTGAGTTGTAAGTGTTAGTTGTTTAAAACTATCTCATGAGAGATATGATAATCACTAAAAAATCAGTCTATGTCACTATGTGGTCTGGTAGTACATCAATACACCACAGACAGGGACATCACAGAGCAATCATACTGAAATACATGTTGTCTCACTAAGGAGCGTCTGCATGGGgagtcccgacaacgatttatgctgaattcagaagcccctacgtattacgctaaatgaaggaaggcaattacgctaaatttggttgcCTTGCTACGAATtatgtagataagatggttttccctatgagttacgggaaataaaaatgggctgcctacaccttacggaaaagagcatgcagaccctcactaAGAAGTGACAAGTTGTACCTTTCAGGGCCACATGGAAGAGGACAGTGGAGAGTTCCCAGGGCTGTATAACAGGGAGAACGACTTTGCAGAGGTGGATATGGAGCCAGAACATGGTAAGGGTAGCTATATACTATGTAGGCTTGTAGCTGCTACACACGTGCAGGGGTCAAAATTATCCTGAGAGTCTCATTCATGTAACTTAAGTTGGTGTCAGTTTGCAGGCAACTGAAGAAGGTGTCATAGCAAGTTGGATAAAAGACCTTTGGTatggtggtacatgtatcagGGAATGCTAACTTCCCAGTAGAGACGGATCATCTTTGAAGAAATTAAAAATAGAGTGAGAGAATAAAGAATTACAATTACTAGTATAATGCTATGCATCAcaaaactagatatgatttaaaTGCTAGTGTATTTACAGGAAATATTTCCATATTGCAGAACGAAattttgttgacattctgcaTTATTGCAGAACACTGACCTTTGCCCCTatgattgacagatgaggaggaggagaaggagagtCTGAAGAAGAAGGATAAACACAAGAAGGACAAGGCGCCGGGGTACGTGGCCTTCGAGGAGGAGGATTCAGACGAAGAGTGAGTCTATCTTGGCTATCTTATGTCTTAAACTTCTAGGTCAAGGCAAGACTCCAGTCAAGTCTGTTTTAACTGTTCTTATGACATAATTGTGGGAAGTTAAGTGTtttcttaacttatcaaagatTAAAAGAATACTTTAAGTtgtcaaaagtacatgtatcaaagtcaCTTAAAGTAGAAAACTGAAGACTGATCCCCAAATATTTTTCTTGatcagttttgttgatgtctaaCCATCATTGTGTAAACCTTTCCTTGTgtgaaaagatttcttgttgGTTATGATTGAGCCCATAAAGTTTATAAACATGCGAATGACATGTGAATAACTGTCTTGTGTTAAATCCCAGGAGCCCCAGTAAAGGAAAACGGAAGGGTTTGTTTCGCAACCGCTTCTCTCAGAACTCCAAGAGGAAGTTCAAAGACAAGGAGCGAGACAAGGACAAAGACAAGGAGAAAGAAAAGGCTAAGGAAAAGGAGAAGgagaaaaaggaagaaaagtctCATCATAAGGTATTCTCATCATAATATATTTTTTCTCGGTaacaaaagttgtaaaaaaaaagatgaatatactgtatatagtaGTTAATGAATGAGCAGTCAACCAAATTCTAAGTTTATAGTAAGATGCCTTTGTGAGATTTTGTTTTTACATAAAGACAAGTTGGTTCTTTTCGTGTTGTTGAAATGTTTATACAAATGATAACTATTACAAATTTAAAGTTTAACATAGTTTCCCCCATCATTTAGGTGTATTTGTGACAGTTTGGCAATGTTGAATCTGTTCTGCATTAAACACACGATGTATTTCTTGCACAGAAGTTTATAAACACCTTTATTCATATTAGGATAGGAACACTTGTATCCTGCCTCTTAACTTCATTTCTGTTTCACCTttaggagaaggagaagaagaagtcCTCCAGCCTGCCCCGAGACCTGACCCCAGACATCTTAAGATCCTACAGCTTTAAGGAGAAGTCTGGGAGGAAGCGGGAGGCTAAGGAGGCCAAGTCTCCGTCCCAGGCACAGGCTCTGTCAGCGGATGAACTCAGCTCACCGGCCAGAGGTGGGAGAGGAGCTAGGATAGTTTTTGCATTTCCAGATAgctgtgcaaaagctaggtgtaaCAGGTTGTGACAGTGTAATTTAACCAGCTGTTGCCATGCcccgtgcctgtgaagctggtgtgttacgctgaagggggGTCATACCAGCTGTATAgagacagatacagatacaggccacaccagttttatttcttatttttgatacacaaaaaaacacctTCACGTTTGATTTAGCGGTAGTCATAGTCAATGGAGCATTTGTGATCgtttaagtttgcagttgaaacaaggTACAAACAATATGACTACTAGTAGGCAAAATACAGAATAagcatttttgcagtggttttgaatttGCACTAAAGGgatcactgaaaaaaaaaaaaatgcatggccatccgtgcaaccagcatccccggatgatgataatgatgaaagcaTTAAACCAtcataaaaatgtcaaaatggacAGTATGGTAATGTATACTCTAAGATAACCATGAAAACAGAATCTGAGGAAAAGCCTTTACATTGGTATACAACATTGGGAGTGAATATAGTTGGGTtcagcacttttttttcttttttttctagagCCGCCCCAGCCCATCTTCGGGATCCCCCTGGATGAGGCAGTGGAACGGTCCAAGCTGATCGACGGGATCGAATTACCAGCCATCTTCAGAGACTGTCTGGACTTCATAGAGGAGAGAGGTATGGAACTGTCTACAGCAGTCTACTAGTATTACATTACAGAACTGTAACCACATATATGTTAAAGATGAGACACATTGTATTGCCTTagacagtacagttggacaagaGAAATGTGAATGTGGTCCAGGTGAGAGATGTTTTTCATCAGTATGTCCACCTGCAATCAGTTGTTTTCCAGCTATATGTATGACATGTCATTAGATATTTTATACCTGTgtgtcttccctatccttagATGTTTCTCACCTGTCCTTTATTAGCTGTTCTTCATCTGTCCTTCGATATTTCTCACTCTCACACTCACTTACTATCCAGTTTATTGTCCTTGTCAGTCGAGGATTATTAGACATGCTTGCATGTAAATATGAAGCCAGTCTTGATGGCAACTTCCCAGCTACATCTGTCCTCTGGTATTTCTCACCCATATATCTCACCTGTTCCCAAATCTCACCTGTATATCTCACCTGTCCCCAAGTATTTCTCACTTGTATATCTCACCTGTCCCCAGGTTTGTCTACAGAGGGGATCTACCGTATCTCACCCGTGAAGTCCCAGGTCGACGCCCTGCGTGCTGCGTATGACCACGGTGAGGTTGTCGACCTGCAGGACCATGACCCCCACACGGTGGCGGGCCTCCTGAAGACTTACCTGAGAGAGTTACCTGACCCTGTACTCACCATGGAGCTGCTACCTGGGTTTGAAGATGCTTCAGGTGCAAACATGTTCTGGTCTTGTTGTTTCCTTTTAGCAACTTGCAACTAGACTGGCTAATacccgtcacatttggcgaaaatcgatcggacgtcGATTCTGCGGCAATTGCCAAGCCTTGCTTATAATAAtgacttaattgcacaacaattgcacaaggtacaaagtatggcttatatgtgacagggacggctttcaggtgaaaaatatgcgcaACCCTCTCTCGATCTTAAAATTTTAAATACACGTATGGCCGAtattccatcgatacgcccgaagatcgtggataatgtgacaggggtataatgacTGCCCGAGGTGGAAATCcctttgtggacagacagactgttCCTATGGCTACTACATATTGCGTTGGGACTGAGTAGTAGTAGAGTAGAGAGAAACTTGCAACATCTTACTCACAGTGAAACATAAGATGCACAACTTCAATGCTGGGTGGACAAAAGTACTGTAATtgcagaaacgttcgcggttttcgcggtggcagCTTCACCCAGTATTTCTAGTTCTAGAACAGTATATTATGAATGATAACACTTCTGAAAACAATtctatcaggttggtagaacttTGAAATTGAAGCTTCTTTTACACAACTAGTAAGGTCTCAGGTGCATACGTCTTGATACCTACAATGTACCTTCCTCTGACTTTCtgactggagtgctgcttcGAAATGTAATTAGGTGAGACATTACcggttgtgtgaaagaaaactcCACTATCCAATGCTAACACAGTTGCACCATGCTCCACACCTGTTCCAGCCCTACCTGGTGAGGATGAACGAATCGCTGCGCTGATCCAGATGTTATACCAGCTGCCTACCTGTAACCGTTTACTGATCACCTGGCTCATACAGCACATGGTGCACATCATGGACAGGGTACGTacacacctgtttgtttgtttgtttgacggTCGAACAACACTGTACTGGACGTCTTGTACCAATGTCTATCTCACTTCTATCCCAGGAAGCTGAAACCAAGATGAACCTACAGAACATCTACATCGTGCTGAgtccaacacaacatcagccaTGCTCAACACTTTCTTATGTATCTGATGTGTTATTACATTACTGGATATATTTGTGATAATGAGTATCTTCCTTGTTTGTCCCTTTTAGGAAGCAGAAACAAAGATGAACCTACAGAACATCTCCATTGTGTTGAGCCCAACTTTCAACATCAGCCATGCTCAACACTTTCTTATGTATGTGATGTGTTATTCCAGTGCTGGACATCTTGTGATAATGTATATCTTACTTTTCTTTTCCCTTTAAGGAAGCAGAAACCAAGATGAACCTACAGAACATCTCCATCGTGTTGAGCCCCACACTGAACATTAGCCACCGGGTTCTCAATGCTTTCTTCTCGCACCACGATCAGCTGTTTGGAGATGACGGCATCAGAAAGTACGGaattacatttattttgtatgctTAGTAATGTTAGCCTCTACCATGCAGGCTCtgcaggtcactggaaaaataggagaaataggccaaataagacagaaaacactaCAGAGGAGTTAGATAGCCAGGGAgcacagtttgcgacctaaggagcctttccagtgacctgtggagcctggtagacttacttagacttaggggctcccgtctgatagagtctatagtaatgTAGTTACTGCTTGAAACTGAACATTGTTTTGCctatttgttttatgttaaaaGCAGGTAAgtgtaagactaagagaagGAAGGAGGTGTGGGCTTGTAAAAAAACCTTTTTATCTTAAGGATTAGACACATGATCAAGTTTACTTCCTATTGTGGTTTtgtagttgtttttcttttctgctTTTGGTCATGTTATCAGTCTTTTTGCACAgctttttgttttgctcataattcgttttgttgaaaaaaaaaggggcGATACTGTGGACAGGCAAGGCAGCAGCGCTGGTATTTTtgtggtttaaaaaaaaagaccacCTTAATGTTCtgtagtacatacatgtttttttgGTTAATTCATTGTATGGGGACTGACATCattgatatatatacatgcgACAATATTTTTCCTTTTGCTCTTGGAGATAATTTTTTATGACATCATGTTTATAAGCACCACAACGTACACAAAACAACATAAGCCATATCCAAAAACCCCCTAACCTGCACTCAATGTTAACTTAACAGTGTATAATGTCACCGGTccactgtatgtacattgtgCATATATAAGTATTATAACACTTTCATGCACATATTGTGTAACTGGTCTTAAAAGAGTAAAGTTGAACCAGAGAGGTTGAAAGTCAGAGAGGTATGAGCAGGTAACAACACAAATATCTTTTCTCTGTTGTATGGAATCACTGTTACAGttgacaatgtttttgttgttcataACTTTGTTCATTTATGTCAAaccatatgtttttttttgtgtgctaaCGAatttatgcatgtgtgtgtaagCATATGTGAAATGTGTATTTGTTCTTATGACATTAGTACAGTGCAGTGCATGTGTGCtactgtgtatgcatgtgtagtGTATATGTGCTAACGCGTCCAAGTATGCATGTTTTGGACGCCAGCATGTTATCAGGCCGTTAGCCAGGCAGCCATACATTACAGGCGTACATTGTAGggcctgttaaaaaaataactcaaATTGTACGGCCTTACATTGGGAGCaatgacaagcatgaaattctgattgaccagggatgctacaggtcacatgtgtCCTGTCTGACAGtgaatttgcttcattcccctaaatttgcacctcaaaatgtgggaaatggtgtttgagagagttataaatttcacaattttctgagtgaggatgtccccagaccccctGCAATACTCCCACCTTCAGCGCTCACCGAacggcaagaaatttggacatcctagctacatgtaaaagcctgcatgtaatgtatgtgtgttttttgtgtacatgtatgtatattcatgTACAATATGCATGGAGTGCATGTGTAttgtgcatgtatatgtatgtagtgTGTTGTGCATGATTGTACAGTCTGCATGTGAGCTAtgatgtgtgtatgtacatgtgtatgtgcagTGCAGTGTACAATTCATGCATGTGTGCTTTTGTGtgtggatgtacatgtatgatgtaatgCATGTGTGAAGGGCACAATGCATGTGCtcatgcatgtacaatgtatgttgcatGCATGTGTGCTATCCTGTGTGCATCTGTGTTATGCATGTGTGTCGTGTGTACCTATGTCATGATGTGTGCATGATGTCTAATCCATTTGTGCACGTGCATGTGTGCTTacctgtgtgcatgtgtgttgtGTGCACCTATGCCATGATGTGTGGATGTGCACACGCGCATGTGTGCTAacctgtgtgcatgtgtgtagtGTGCACCTGTGCCATGATGTGTGCATGTGCGCACGTGCATGTGTGCTAACCTGTGCACGTGCTTGCAGGGTGGGCCGTCCCCTCCGATGGGAGAGCTCTACCATGAACTTGGATGACATTCCCGACAGCCCCAGGTAGTGTTACTCACACAAAGGAGGTTTTAAAAGACTTCTAAACCTTAAAGGAGGTTTAAAATGGTTTTAAGTCTCCTTACTCACACACCACTTCCCTCAACTTATATGTATCTGCTCAATAACACACTCCCCCCTCAACTTACCTCACTCATAACACACTCATAGCTTAACTCTAACCTTATCACTCTGCTAACACATCAGTACATTTATCATCATTCTAACTTCCTTGTCCTCACATTTaacactgtaacgttatacatgtacaacacctTGCTGGCAGCTTCTTGTGTATGGTACTGAAGAAGGGTCTTGATGGGTAGAAGGTGCAAGTCatcatctttcttttcttttctttttttgctgtGCATTTTTAAGTATCTCAagaaactttgatttgttttctggGATATCTGTGTCATGCTCTACCTTTGTGTGGGTTTTccactttttttatatttagtcCCACCTTTTTTATAGTTTGTCTTTTTTGATTGTAGACGTTGTAATATAAAATGTGTTAAGTGTACAGcctttttgcaaaacaaaactTTGGTGGAACTGCAGCAATAGGAGGCGCTCCTGCAATCCCTAGGGTCAAGGTGATGTGAGGAATGATAGGTAATTGTGTGCCCAGTTCTATAGAGGAGGAACTGCAGCGGTAGGAGGCGCTTTTGCAAACCAAAGTGGTAGTGGGGGGGCAAGGGTCATTGTCATGGTGATGTGAGGAATGATGGGTATCTGTTTGCCCAGTTCTATTGAGGAGGAACTGCAGCGGCAGGAGGCGCTCTTGGAGCAGCTCCACTCGGAGCTTGGAGCCGGAGTGGAGGATCCGGAGAAGGAGGAGAGACTCTGGGAGGTGCAGCGGATCATCACACAGCTCAAGAGACAGGTGAGGGTTTTAGACCTGCTTCTTACATCTTAAAACAGGTTTCTTAAAGTTGCTGGAAGGTGCAGAGAATCATCACACAGCTCAAGAGACAGATGAGAGTCTTAAACCAGCTTCTTAAAGTCTTAACAAGTTTCTTGAAGATGCTGGGTGATACAAATGATCATTACACAACTGAAGAGACAATAGACTTAAATGTGCTTGTTACATCTTGATTCAGTTTCTAAGTTTATGTTTAAGACAGAGTCTTTGGTCTCTTCTAGGGTCTTCTTCTCCTCTTAACTGCATTTCAGTAGGCTCACATGCAGACCACCACTTCCTGCAGTCTCTTCTATCCAGTGCATGTTTCCTCACTTCCTCCCAAGTGTAAGGCCCAAGCCTCAAGTCCTGCATGCAATTCACTCGTTGTCCTGTCtctttagcctctaccaggcttcgtggatcggtggtctaattgtagaaaatggccaaatagagtcaatagtgcGCTAGGGGATCGGCCggccagaaaaaaaacattatcctcTGAGTCACCACATGGAGATTATCATGGTGAGGATTTCTGGCGGTCCGTCTCCCCTAGGGTACTATGactctatttggccaatttctacaattagaccactgatccacgaagcctggtagaggctactgtCTCTTAATGTCTTTTATTGTGTGTCTGAATACAGCTGAAGCGGGCCAAAACAACCTACGCTTCATCTGCTGCCAAAACCAGCACCAAACAGAAGGAAAAGGAAAGCAAACCAACAGAGACCAAACCGAAGGAGAAGGACACAAAAGAACCAGAGACTAAATCAGCTGCTATAGAGAAGCCAGCCGAGGAGAAACCAGCAGAAAAGAAAGTAACTGAGAAGAAACCAGCACAAAAGAAACCAGCTGAGAAGAAACCGGCAGAAAAGAAACCAGCACAAAAGAAACCAGCAGAAAAGAAACCAGCTGAGAAGAAACTAGCTGAAAAGAAACAAGTTGAGAAAAAGTCATCACCAGCTGAAGCAGTGAAGCAGGAGGAAAAGAAggtggaagaagaaaaagaagaagaaaaggaaatcGAGAAACCTTCTGACCAGAAGGAAGAGGTTAGCATTGTTGCTAAGGAGGAGGCAGAAGAACAGAAAGAGAAGGAGGAACCGGCAGCAGCTGTGGAGGCAGCAGTGGTCCatcaggaggaggagaaggagaagatg
The window above is part of the Branchiostoma floridae strain S238N-H82 chromosome 14, Bfl_VNyyK, whole genome shotgun sequence genome. Proteins encoded here:
- the LOC118430903 gene encoding ralA-binding protein 1-like — encoded protein: MMSGIEHCQEEGHMEEDSGEFPGLYNRENDFAEVDMEPEHDEEEEKESLKKKDKHKKDKAPGYVAFEEEDSDEESPSKGKRKGLFRNRFSQNSKRKFKDKERDKDKDKEKEKAKEKEKEKKEEKSHHKEKEKKKSSSLPRDLTPDILRSYSFKEKSGRKREAKEAKSPSQAQALSADELSSPAREPPQPIFGIPLDEAVERSKLIDGIELPAIFRDCLDFIEERGLSTEGIYRISPVKSQVDALRAAYDHGEVVDLQDHDPHTVAGLLKTYLRELPDPVLTMELLPGFEDASALPGEDERIAALIQMLYQLPTCNRLLITWLIQHMVHIMDREAETKMNLQNISIVLSPTLNISHRVLNAFFSHHDQLFGDDGIRKVGRPLRWESSTMNLDDIPDSPSSIEEELQRQEALLEQLHSELGAGVEDPEKEERLWEVQRIITQLKRQLKRAKTTYASSAAKTSTKQKEKESKPTETKPKEKDTKEPETKSAAIEKPAEEKPAEKKVTEKKPAQKKPAEKKPAEKKPAQKKPAEKKPAEKKLAEKKQVEKKSSPAEAVKQEEKKVEEEKEEEKEIEKPSDQKEEVSIVAKEEAEEQKEKEEPAAAVEAAVVHQEEEKEKMKEQEEEEEDDEELELLLEEEAALIAEQEELMALQTNLQSRIEKERTEIDQLKEEIAEAMNSRETASPPQQNGMHSSSSNSSDNSSDSSSEDEEELQDILDDLVKENQELETKNSDLSLAIDRERQRCIQLKVQIRMLQRREELGCGEDGQTTDGSVTRPVTVDRETTL